Proteins from a single region of Drosophila biarmipes strain raj3 chromosome 3R, RU_DBia_V1.1, whole genome shotgun sequence:
- the LOC108027072 gene encoding probable mitochondrial glutathione transporter SLC25A40: MSKEDTGASSAEASPAESDLSMGGPRPRSFSGGVGGGGGGGGGGVGGTGGSGGGIGGGGVSSGSHFKSERTSREDDAVDPTTDSKSTHRMLLSDPRFRIRPLQQVISACAGAMITACFMTPLDVIKTRMQSQQSPAHKCFFYSNGLMDHLFSSGPNGPELAAPRPRPQFTSTWDALIKISRHEGLGALWSGLGPTLVSALPSTIIYFVAYEQFRAKYLEMYKRHWKGRPEPRQLDMEFRNTKKSLPLVVPMMSGVTARICAVTVVSPIELVRTKMQAQRQTYAQMLQFVRDVVALQGVWGLWRGLRPTILRDVPFSGIYWPIYEYLKQNLDHSSQPSFSLSFLAGVLAGSVAAIVTTPFDVVKTHEQIEFGERVIFTDSPARDFGKRSTFSRLTAIYRMHGVRGLLAGCGPRLMKVAPACAIMISTFEYSKSFFFHYNVRRHNEALLLGNPNATLVKEDEIE; the protein is encoded by the exons ATGTCGAAGGAAGACACTGGCGCATCCAGTGCGGAGGCGAGTCCAGCCGAGTCGGACCTTTCGATGGGTGGGCCGCGTCCAAGGTCCTTTAGTGGCGGTgtaggaggaggaggaggaggtggaggtggaggcgTAGGCGGTACAGGTGGGAGTGGAGGAGGTATTGGAGGTGGTGGAGTTTCCAGCGGAAGCCATTTCAAGTCCGAAAGGACCTCGCGAGAAGATGACGCCGTCGACCCGACGACGGATTCGAAGTCCACGCACCGTATGCTGCTGAGCGATCCGCGCTTCCGGATCCGGCCGCTGCAGCAGGTGATCTCGGCCTGCGCTGGGGCCATGATCACGGCCTGCTTCATGACGCCGCTGGACGTGATCAAGACCCGCATGCAGTCGCAGCAGTCGCCGGCGCACAAGTGCTTCTTCTACTCGAACGGCCTGATGGACCACCTCTTCTCGAGCGGCCCCAACGGGCCCGAGTTGGCCGCCCCGCGCCCGAGGCCACAGTTCACCAGCACCTGGGATGCCCTGATCAAGATCAGCCGGCACGAGGGACTGGGCGCCCTGTGGTCCGGCCTAGGCCCCACTCTCGTCTCAGCCCTGCCCTCCACCATCATCTACTTCGTGGCCTACGAGCAGTTCAGGGCCAAGTACCTCGAGATGTACAAGAGGCACTGGAAAGGGCGTCCTGAACCCCGGCAGCTGGACATGGAATTCAG GAACACCAAGAAGAGCCTGCCGCTGGTGGTTCCCATGATGTCCGGGGTCACGGCCCGCATTTGTGCAGTTACTGTGGTGAGTCCCATCGAGCTGGTGAGAACCAAGATGCAGGCCCAGCGGCAAACCTACGCGCAGATGCTGCAGTTCGTCAGGGATGTGGTGGCTCTTCAGGGAGTCTGGGGCCTGTGGCGCGGCCTGCGGCCTACGATCCTCAGAGACGTGCCTTTCTCGGGGATTTACTGGCCCATCTACGAGTACCTCAAGCAGAATCTCGACCACAGCTCGCAGCCCTCGTTCAGTCTCAGCTTTTTGGCCGGCGTCCTGGCGGGATCGGTGGCTGCCATCGTGACCACTCCGTTCGACGTGGTCAAGACCCACGAGCAGATCGAGTTCGGGGAGAGGGTCATCTTCACGGACTCCCCGGCGCGGGACTTCGGCAAGAGGTCCACCTTCAGCAGACTGACGGCCATCTACAGGATGCACGGGGTGCGGGGCCTCTTGGCGGGATGCGGACCCCGGCTCATGAAGGTGGCCCCCGCCTGCGCCATCATGATCTCCACCTTCGAGTACAGCAAGTCCTTCTTCTTCCACTACAACGTGAGGCGGCACAACGAGGCCCTACTCCTGGGCAACCCGAACGCCACGCTGGTCAAGGAGGACGAGATCGAGTAG